One Luteimonas sp. MC1825 DNA segment encodes these proteins:
- a CDS encoding TatD family hydrolase: MLVDSHCHLDAVEFDADRADVVARARAAGVRMQVLPATHADAWPGLRDAAALDAGLYPAYGLHPTFLAHHRPGDLGQLHAWLARERPVAVGECGLDYFVDGLDPAQQAHWFDGQLRLAREFDLPVIVHARRAVDAVIAAIRRIGGLRGVVHSFSGSRQQAEVLWREGFLLGLGGPVTYERAQRLRRLAADMPIEHLLLETDAPHQPDAGLRGQRNEPARLAVVCATIAALRGVDASVVADATSANARRLFALG, from the coding sequence ATGCTGGTCGACAGCCATTGCCATCTCGACGCAGTGGAGTTCGACGCCGATCGCGCGGACGTGGTCGCGCGTGCGCGCGCGGCGGGCGTGCGCATGCAGGTGCTGCCGGCGACGCACGCCGATGCCTGGCCGGGCCTCCGCGATGCCGCCGCTCTCGACGCTGGCCTGTACCCGGCCTACGGCCTGCATCCGACCTTCCTCGCCCACCACCGCCCGGGAGACCTCGGGCAGCTGCATGCCTGGCTTGCGCGCGAGCGCCCGGTGGCGGTCGGCGAATGCGGCCTCGATTACTTCGTGGATGGCCTGGACCCGGCGCAGCAGGCGCACTGGTTCGACGGCCAGCTGCGGCTTGCGCGCGAGTTCGACCTGCCGGTGATCGTGCACGCGCGCCGCGCGGTGGACGCGGTGATCGCCGCGATCCGGCGCATCGGCGGCCTGCGCGGCGTGGTGCACAGTTTTTCCGGCAGTCGCCAGCAAGCCGAGGTGCTGTGGCGCGAGGGCTTCCTGCTCGGGCTTGGCGGACCGGTGACCTACGAGCGCGCGCAGCGGCTGCGCCGGCTGGCCGCGGACATGCCGATCGAACACCTGCTGCTGGAAACCGACGCGCCGCACCAGCCCGACGCCGGGCTCCGCGGCCAACGCAATGAACCGGCGCGGCTCGCGGTGGTGTGCGCGACGATCGCCGCGCTGCGAGGCGTGGATGCCAGCGTGGTCGCCGACGCCACCA
- a CDS encoding DUF6116 family protein, which yields MPNPLLIPLMRWLGRLSFPKLFMAAAGLFLVTLVVPDPLPFVDEILFGLGALLLARRKRPAGGTAKSTIDGEARRG from the coding sequence ATGCCCAATCCCCTGCTGATCCCGCTGATGCGATGGCTGGGTCGCCTGAGCTTCCCGAAGCTGTTCATGGCGGCCGCTGGCCTGTTCCTGGTCACCCTCGTGGTCCCGGATCCGCTGCCGTTCGTCGACGAGATCCTGTTCGGCCTGGGTGCGTTGCTGCTCGCGCGCCGCAAGCGGCCCGCGGGCGGGACAGCGAAGTCCACCATCGACGGCGAAGCCCGGCGCGGCTGA
- a CDS encoding glycine zipper 2TM domain-containing protein, translating into MKNNTLAIALASLLVGGVAVAAFQGGRTDQPRADIAAAGTSLDVTADASELRLEDGAIPSAGRLEYADVVAVKPVTEREALYATVIGSEAIRETTTSSSPRQVCEDVVVQERLPERDGNIGGTVAGAVIGGLVGNQVGSGNGRKLATVAGAVGGGYAGRAVDRRHVGGQVVERVDRQCRTVQDSAQSSRVVAYNVTYRNPDGTTGTMRTDSKPGNRIPLGNQDVTVGYDVTYRYDGDERSIRMDERPGDRLPVIDGQVVTQVASVDGDTERG; encoded by the coding sequence ATGAAGAACAACACGCTAGCCATTGCCCTCGCTTCACTGCTCGTCGGTGGCGTTGCCGTCGCCGCCTTCCAGGGTGGTCGCACCGACCAGCCGCGCGCGGACATCGCCGCCGCCGGCACCTCGCTCGACGTCACGGCCGACGCTTCCGAACTTCGCCTCGAGGATGGCGCGATCCCGAGCGCGGGTCGCCTTGAATATGCCGACGTCGTCGCCGTCAAGCCGGTGACCGAGCGCGAGGCGCTGTACGCGACCGTGATCGGTTCCGAGGCGATCCGCGAAACCACCACCAGCTCCAGCCCGCGCCAGGTCTGCGAGGACGTGGTCGTGCAGGAGCGCCTGCCCGAGCGCGACGGCAACATCGGCGGCACCGTTGCCGGTGCGGTCATCGGTGGCCTGGTCGGCAACCAGGTCGGCAGCGGCAACGGCCGCAAGCTGGCCACCGTGGCCGGTGCCGTCGGCGGCGGCTATGCCGGCCGCGCTGTGGACCGTCGCCATGTCGGTGGCCAGGTCGTCGAGCGCGTCGACCGCCAGTGCCGCACCGTGCAGGACAGCGCGCAGTCGTCGCGCGTGGTCGCCTACAACGTGACCTACCGCAACCCGGATGGCACCACCGGCACCATGCGCACCGACAGCAAGCCGGGCAACCGCATCCCGCTGGGCAACCAGGACGTGACCGTCGGCTACGACGTCACCTACCGCTACGACGGTGACGAGCGCAGCATCCGCATGGACGAGCGCCCCGGTGACCGCCTGCCGGTGATCGACGGCCAGGTGGTCACCCAGGTCGCCAGCGTCGACGGCGACACCGAGCGCGGCTGA
- a CDS encoding acyl-CoA dehydrogenase family protein, producing MALNPYDLYDVRSLLSDEERAVQDTVARFTDERVLPIIGECFDQGRFPKELIPEIAGLGLLGATLPAEYGGSELNYVSYGLICQELERGDSGIRSFASVQSSLCMHPIFAYGTEEQKKRWLPDMAAGKVIGCFGLTEAHGGSDPANMKTHARQDGGDWIINGAKMWITNGNLADIAIVWAQTDDGIQGFIVEKDFAGFSAQEIKHKMSLRASVTSGLFFDNVRVPEANRLPNVKGLKGPLGCLTQARYGITWGPIGAAIACLDEALEYSKERILFGRPVAATQSAQIKMADWARRITGAQLLSLQLGRLKDAGKMQPTQVSLAKWNNCRMAIDIAREARDLLGGAGITTEHCPIRHALNLESVITYEGTETVHQLVVGRELTGINAFAG from the coding sequence ATGGCCCTGAATCCCTACGACCTCTACGACGTCCGCTCCCTGCTCAGCGATGAGGAGCGCGCCGTGCAGGACACGGTGGCGCGGTTCACCGACGAACGCGTGCTGCCGATCATCGGCGAGTGCTTCGACCAGGGCCGCTTTCCGAAGGAGCTGATCCCGGAGATCGCCGGGCTCGGCCTGCTGGGTGCAACGCTGCCCGCCGAGTACGGCGGCTCGGAGCTCAACTACGTCAGCTACGGCCTGATCTGCCAGGAGCTGGAGCGCGGCGACAGCGGCATCCGCAGCTTCGCCAGCGTGCAGTCGTCGCTGTGCATGCATCCGATCTTCGCGTACGGCACCGAGGAGCAGAAGAAGCGCTGGCTGCCCGACATGGCCGCCGGCAAGGTGATCGGCTGCTTCGGCCTGACCGAGGCGCACGGCGGCTCCGATCCGGCCAACATGAAGACGCATGCCAGGCAGGACGGCGGCGACTGGATCATCAACGGCGCCAAGATGTGGATCACCAACGGCAACCTGGCCGACATCGCCATCGTCTGGGCGCAGACCGACGACGGCATCCAGGGTTTCATCGTCGAAAAGGACTTCGCCGGCTTCAGCGCGCAGGAGATCAAGCACAAGATGAGCCTGCGCGCGTCGGTGACCAGCGGCCTGTTCTTCGACAACGTGCGCGTGCCCGAGGCCAACCGCCTGCCGAACGTCAAGGGCCTCAAGGGGCCGCTCGGCTGCCTGACCCAGGCGCGCTACGGCATCACCTGGGGGCCGATCGGCGCGGCGATCGCCTGCCTGGACGAGGCGCTGGAGTACAGCAAGGAGCGCATCCTGTTCGGCCGGCCGGTGGCCGCCACGCAGAGTGCGCAGATCAAGATGGCCGACTGGGCGCGGCGCATCACCGGCGCGCAACTGCTCAGCCTGCAACTCGGCCGCCTCAAGGATGCCGGCAAGATGCAGCCCACCCAGGTGAGCCTGGCGAAGTGGAACAACTGCCGCATGGCCATCGACATCGCCCGCGAGGCCCGCGACCTGCTCGGCGGCGCCGGCATCACCACCGAACACTGCCCGATCCGCCACGCGCTGAACCTGGAATCGGTGATCACCTACGAGGGCACCGAGACCGTGCACCAGCTGGTGGTGGGCCGCGAGCTGACCGGCATCAACGCGTTCGCCGGCTGA
- a CDS encoding GNAT family N-acetyltransferase: MALTEPCLETDRLLLRPPQLGDFDRYAELLGHEQAARHIGGQQPRAAAWRKFLQMPGAWAVQGFAMFSVVEKASGTWLGQVGPWKPEGWPGNEIGYSFHPDAWGRGYATEAATATIDWALDNLGWDGFIHCIAPQNLASQQLARRLGSTLRGPGRLPAPYEDAPVDIWGQSRAQWRARAATRPA, encoded by the coding sequence ATGGCCTTGACCGAGCCCTGCCTTGAAACCGATCGCCTGCTGCTGCGCCCGCCGCAGCTCGGCGACTTCGACCGCTACGCCGAACTGCTGGGCCACGAGCAGGCCGCGCGCCACATCGGCGGCCAGCAGCCGCGCGCGGCGGCGTGGCGCAAGTTCCTGCAGATGCCCGGTGCCTGGGCGGTGCAGGGCTTCGCCATGTTTTCAGTGGTCGAGAAAGCAAGTGGCACCTGGCTCGGCCAGGTCGGCCCGTGGAAGCCGGAAGGCTGGCCGGGCAACGAGATCGGCTACTCCTTCCACCCCGATGCCTGGGGCAGGGGCTACGCCACCGAAGCCGCCACCGCCACGATCGACTGGGCGCTGGACAACCTCGGCTGGGACGGATTCATCCACTGCATCGCGCCGCAGAACCTCGCCTCGCAGCAGCTCGCCCGACGACTCGGCTCCACCCTTCGCGGACCCGGGCGCCTGCCCGCGCCGTATGAAGACGCGCCTGTCGACATCTGGGGCCAGAGCCGCGCGCAATGGCGCGCACGTGCCGCCACGCGCCCCGCCTGA
- a CDS encoding thiamine pyrophosphate-dependent enzyme, with protein MSQPVQQPIPARMRGLNRAEICDVNFSEFVRGWNGHVDARPSADEAILDGSALDARGFRELFESQLISRHLDLMARVLRVQDKVFYTIGSSGHEGNAMVARLTRHTDPAFLHYRSGGFMAERFRKLPGMDPVMDSALSFAASKDDPASGGRHKVWGSKPLWVLPQTSTIASHLPKAFGTAVAIEQGRRIGHALPIPDDSIAICSFGDASSNHATAQTAFNAAAWTAYQKLPAPVLFVCEDNGIGISVKTPDGWVARNFAQRPDLDYFAADGLDLAAGYGDVQRAVEHCRRTRRPTFLHLRTTRIMGHAGTDFEIEWRPLEELCAVEATDPLLRSAAIALESGLMSKDEVLALYEATRVRCFAAAEDADRRPRLDSLADVMAPLAPYTPAAVQAEATRVGFDARRLEVFGGEAKLPENQPPRHLAIQINQALHDLFCKYPETLLFGEDVAQKGGVYTVTKGLQKAFGPRRVFNTLLDETVILGLAQGYANMGLLPLPEIQYLAYFHNACDQIRGEAASLQFFSNGQYRNPMVVRIASLGYQRGFGGHFHNDNSITALRDIPGLVVGCPSRGDDAATMLRTLAALAKVDGRVCALLEPIALYMAKDLHAPGDGGWLTSYPPPGEAMTLGEGRVYGEGHDDLVIFTFGNGVPMSLRAARAIEQTHGWKVRVVDLRWLVPLNDAFIQQQAASAKRILVVDEGRRSAGVGEGIITAVVEGGLGALPLLRVVGADTFTPLAGAAFLVIPSDAEIVAAADRLAVPAP; from the coding sequence ATGTCGCAGCCTGTCCAACAGCCCATTCCCGCGCGCATGCGCGGCCTCAACCGCGCCGAGATCTGCGACGTCAATTTCAGCGAGTTCGTGCGCGGCTGGAACGGCCACGTCGATGCCCGGCCGTCGGCCGACGAGGCGATCCTCGATGGCAGCGCGCTCGACGCGCGCGGCTTCCGCGAGCTGTTCGAGTCGCAGCTGATCAGCCGCCACCTCGACCTGATGGCGCGCGTGCTGCGCGTGCAGGACAAGGTCTTCTACACCATCGGCTCCAGCGGCCACGAGGGCAATGCGATGGTCGCGCGGCTGACGCGGCATACCGATCCGGCGTTCCTGCACTACCGCTCCGGCGGCTTCATGGCCGAACGCTTCCGCAAGCTGCCGGGCATGGACCCGGTGATGGATTCGGCATTGTCGTTCGCCGCCAGCAAGGACGATCCGGCCAGCGGCGGCCGCCACAAGGTGTGGGGCAGCAAGCCGCTGTGGGTGCTGCCGCAGACGTCCACCATCGCATCCCACCTGCCCAAGGCGTTCGGCACGGCGGTGGCGATCGAACAGGGCCGGCGCATCGGCCATGCGCTGCCGATCCCGGACGACAGCATCGCGATCTGCTCGTTCGGCGATGCGTCCAGCAACCACGCCACCGCGCAGACCGCGTTCAACGCCGCGGCGTGGACGGCGTACCAGAAGCTGCCGGCGCCGGTGCTGTTCGTCTGCGAGGACAACGGCATCGGCATCTCGGTGAAGACGCCCGACGGCTGGGTGGCGCGCAACTTCGCGCAGCGCCCGGACCTGGATTACTTCGCCGCGGACGGCCTCGACCTCGCCGCCGGTTACGGCGACGTGCAGCGCGCGGTCGAACACTGCCGGCGCACGCGTCGCCCGACCTTCCTGCACCTGCGCACCACGCGGATCATGGGCCACGCCGGCACCGACTTCGAGATCGAATGGCGGCCGCTGGAGGAGCTGTGCGCGGTGGAGGCGACCGATCCGCTGCTGCGCTCGGCGGCGATCGCGCTGGAGTCGGGGCTGATGTCGAAGGACGAGGTGCTGGCGCTGTACGAGGCGACGCGCGTCCGCTGCTTCGCCGCCGCCGAGGATGCCGACCGTCGTCCGCGCCTGGATTCGCTGGCAGACGTGATGGCGCCACTCGCGCCGTACACGCCGGCGGCGGTGCAGGCCGAGGCCACCCGCGTCGGCTTCGACGCGCGCCGGCTCGAGGTGTTCGGCGGCGAGGCGAAGCTGCCGGAGAACCAGCCGCCCAGGCACCTCGCCATCCAGATCAACCAGGCGCTGCACGACCTGTTCTGCAAGTACCCCGAGACCCTGCTGTTCGGCGAGGACGTGGCGCAGAAGGGCGGCGTGTACACCGTCACCAAGGGCCTGCAGAAGGCGTTTGGTCCGCGCCGCGTGTTCAACACCCTGCTCGACGAGACCGTGATCCTCGGCCTGGCGCAGGGTTACGCCAACATGGGCCTGCTGCCGCTGCCGGAGATCCAGTACCTGGCGTACTTCCACAACGCCTGCGACCAGATCCGCGGCGAGGCCGCCAGCCTGCAGTTCTTCTCCAACGGCCAGTACCGCAACCCGATGGTGGTGCGCATCGCGTCGCTCGGTTACCAGCGCGGGTTCGGCGGGCATTTCCACAACGACAACTCGATCACCGCGCTGCGCGACATCCCGGGCCTGGTGGTCGGCTGCCCCAGCCGTGGCGACGACGCCGCGACCATGCTGCGCACGCTGGCCGCGCTGGCCAAGGTCGACGGCCGCGTGTGTGCGCTGCTCGAGCCGATCGCGCTGTACATGGCCAAGGACCTGCACGCGCCCGGCGACGGCGGCTGGCTGACCAGCTACCCGCCGCCCGGCGAGGCGATGACGCTCGGCGAAGGCCGCGTGTATGGCGAAGGCCACGACGACCTGGTGATCTTCACCTTCGGCAACGGCGTGCCGATGAGCCTGCGCGCCGCGCGCGCCATCGAGCAGACGCACGGCTGGAAGGTGCGCGTGGTCGACCTGCGCTGGCTGGTGCCGCTCAACGATGCCTTCATCCAGCAACAGGCAGCGAGCGCAAAACGCATCCTCGTGGTCGACGAAGGCCGGCGCAGCGCCGGCGTGGGCGAGGGCATCATCACCGCGGTGGTCGAGGGCGGACTCGGCGCGCTGCCGCTGCTGCGCGTGGTCGGCGCCGACACGTTCACGCCGCTCGCCGGCGCGGCATTCCTGGTGATTCCCTCGGATGCCGAGATCGTGGCTGCCGCCGACCGCCTGGCCGTGCCCGCGCCGTAG
- a CDS encoding EAL domain-containing protein: MARRSGWLLATIALFAQAIAVATAAETLRIGGDADYPPYHFIDANGQADGFDVALAREVARDLGMEPRFELGAWDDALERLARGELDIVPMFWSAEREQRYLFTQPILIRHHALFGPKSRAVLDSLDELAHVRVAVQHAGLAWEALRAQAGPGVVLVERDNEADTLVAVARGEADYALAPTGIGYYAIHQHGLRDMVALSPPLLERRYVFAARHGRADLVARIDASLERLRASGTQNDLYVEWIGNLSAPRGLPWPAISGALGALIMLGGGTLAWRRRQRAGAPVAPCATQNLALLADLQYAIDHDRLGYAFQPKLDLRSGRWLGAELLVRWHHPQRGPLAPDEFVPLAEQARVIGAMSLHLVRCGLQQRRQWPVAEPPLHVSVNISANDLADAGLVDALIAIHRRHGPGLMLEVTETDVMREPDLVAMALPRLRAQGIGISVDDFGAGHSSLVNLRRLAPDELKIDRSFVTSVLDSRSDQAIVMAMIGLAHELGATVAAEGIEDDATRDWLVAAGCDIGQGFGIARPMDAEALAMLLRTQA, encoded by the coding sequence GTGGCGAGGCGGTCCGGCTGGCTGCTTGCGACCATCGCACTGTTCGCCCAGGCCATCGCGGTCGCCACGGCGGCGGAGACGCTGCGCATCGGCGGTGATGCCGATTACCCGCCCTACCATTTCATCGACGCGAACGGCCAGGCTGACGGCTTCGACGTGGCGCTGGCGCGTGAAGTGGCGCGCGACCTGGGCATGGAGCCGCGCTTCGAGCTGGGCGCATGGGACGACGCGCTGGAGCGCCTGGCCCGCGGCGAACTCGACATCGTGCCGATGTTCTGGTCGGCCGAGCGCGAGCAGCGCTACCTCTTCACCCAGCCGATCCTGATCCGCCACCACGCGCTGTTCGGCCCGAAGTCGCGGGCGGTGCTGGATTCGCTCGACGAGCTGGCCCATGTGCGCGTGGCCGTGCAGCATGCCGGCCTTGCCTGGGAAGCCCTGCGCGCGCAGGCCGGCCCCGGCGTGGTGCTGGTGGAGCGCGACAATGAGGCCGACACCCTGGTCGCGGTGGCCCGTGGCGAGGCCGACTATGCGCTCGCGCCCACCGGCATCGGCTACTACGCCATCCACCAGCACGGCCTGCGCGACATGGTCGCACTGAGCCCGCCGCTGCTGGAGCGCCGCTATGTCTTCGCCGCCCGCCACGGCCGCGCAGACCTTGTGGCGCGGATCGACGCCTCGCTTGAACGCCTGCGCGCCAGCGGAACGCAGAACGACCTGTACGTGGAATGGATCGGCAACCTGAGCGCCCCGAGGGGACTGCCGTGGCCGGCGATCAGCGGCGCGCTGGGGGCGCTGATCATGCTCGGCGGCGGCACCCTCGCATGGCGCAGGCGCCAGCGCGCGGGCGCGCCCGTGGCGCCTTGCGCCACCCAGAACCTGGCGTTGCTGGCCGACCTGCAGTACGCCATCGACCATGACCGCCTCGGTTACGCGTTCCAGCCCAAGCTGGACCTGCGCAGCGGGCGCTGGCTGGGCGCCGAACTGCTGGTCCGCTGGCACCACCCGCAGCGCGGCCCGCTGGCACCGGACGAGTTCGTGCCGCTTGCCGAACAGGCGCGCGTGATCGGCGCCATGAGCCTGCACCTGGTGCGCTGCGGCCTGCAGCAGCGCCGGCAGTGGCCGGTGGCGGAGCCGCCGCTGCACGTCTCGGTGAACATCTCGGCCAACGACCTGGCCGACGCGGGACTGGTCGACGCGCTCATCGCCATCCACCGCCGGCACGGCCCCGGGCTGATGCTGGAGGTCACCGAGACCGACGTGATGCGTGAGCCTGATCTGGTCGCCATGGCACTGCCGCGGCTGCGCGCGCAGGGCATCGGCATCTCCGTGGACGACTTCGGCGCCGGACACTCCTCGCTGGTCAACCTGCGCCGCCTGGCTCCCGACGAACTCAAGATCGACCGCTCGTTCGTGACCTCGGTGCTCGACTCGCGCTCGGACCAGGCGATCGTCATGGCGATGATCGGCCTGGCGCACGAACTGGGCGCCACCGTGGCCGCCGAAGGGATCGAAGACGACGCCACCCGCGACTGGCTTGTGGCTGCCGGCTGCGACATCGGCCAGGGCTTCGGCATCGCGCGGCCGATGGACGCCGAGGCACTCGCGATGCTGTTGCGCACGCAGGCGTAG
- a CDS encoding OmpA family protein, producing MTRSIALVATSLAACLLAACATSTPPPAPAAEAPPASFNQTLSGDALFEFGKSGIDNISPAGRAELDQLAARVRALPAVDVVHVVGHSDRIGSAAGNVELSRKRAAAVRDYLAAAGVPANRITAVGRGSVEPVAACDGEKGQALITCLAPNRRVDVKVVAP from the coding sequence ATGACCCGTTCGATCGCACTCGTGGCGACCTCGCTCGCCGCCTGCCTGCTGGCCGCCTGTGCCACCAGCACGCCTCCGCCGGCGCCTGCCGCCGAGGCGCCACCGGCGAGCTTCAACCAGACGCTGTCGGGGGACGCGCTGTTCGAATTCGGCAAGTCCGGCATCGACAACATCAGCCCGGCCGGACGCGCCGAACTCGACCAGTTGGCCGCGCGCGTGCGGGCCCTGCCGGCGGTCGACGTGGTGCACGTCGTCGGCCACAGCGACCGCATCGGCAGCGCGGCGGGCAACGTGGAGCTGTCGCGCAAGCGCGCGGCGGCCGTGCGCGATTACCTGGCGGCGGCCGGCGTGCCCGCCAACCGCATCACCGCCGTCGGCCGCGGCAGCGTGGAACCGGTGGCGGCGTGCGACGGCGAAAAAGGCCAGGCGCTGATCACCTGCCTGGCGCCCAACCGGCGCGTGGACGTCAAGGTCGTCGCGCCGTAA
- a CDS encoding folate-binding protein YgfZ, protein MAILDKPGVVDAGCFALPDHAVISLEGRDALAFAQAQCMSDVAALADNGWQWSGWLTPKGRVIALFAVLRLGPEQVWMLVPDGDTEALAARLRGLVFRSKVKVEARPDLHVAGAFAAPEGARGAVLAGDAASGVELDLGDGTLPRRLRVSAVAAGPDPAAQARWHAFDLAHGWPRLPPSQTEAWTPQQLSLDRLKAYSVRKGCYPGQEIVARTHFLGKAKRGLVLFGAPVAPAAGSDVLGDGKPLGTVACSGDAAGSGFPAAALALAVLPLERDDSATLEADGRTLAVLPLRDGLAR, encoded by the coding sequence ATGGCCATATTGGACAAGCCGGGCGTCGTGGACGCCGGCTGCTTCGCACTACCCGACCACGCCGTCATCAGCCTGGAAGGCCGTGACGCGCTCGCCTTCGCGCAAGCGCAGTGCATGAGCGATGTCGCGGCCCTTGCCGACAACGGCTGGCAATGGAGCGGCTGGCTGACGCCCAAGGGGCGGGTGATCGCGCTGTTCGCGGTGCTGCGCCTGGGCCCGGAACAGGTCTGGATGCTGGTGCCCGACGGCGACACCGAAGCGCTGGCCGCGCGCCTGCGCGGCCTGGTGTTCCGCAGCAAGGTCAAGGTGGAGGCGCGACCGGACCTGCACGTGGCGGGTGCGTTCGCGGCGCCGGAGGGCGCCCGCGGCGCGGTCCTTGCGGGCGACGCCGCGTCCGGCGTCGAACTCGACCTCGGCGACGGCACCCTGCCCCGCCGCCTGCGTGTCTCCGCCGTCGCGGCCGGGCCCGACCCGGCGGCGCAGGCGCGCTGGCACGCCTTCGACCTCGCCCACGGCTGGCCGCGGCTGCCGCCATCGCAGACCGAAGCGTGGACGCCGCAACAGCTGTCGCTGGACCGGCTGAAGGCCTACAGCGTCAGGAAGGGCTGCTACCCCGGCCAGGAGATCGTGGCGCGCACGCATTTCCTCGGCAAGGCCAAGCGCGGGCTGGTGCTGTTCGGCGCACCGGTTGCACCCGCGGCGGGCAGTGACGTGCTGGGCGACGGCAAGCCGCTGGGCACGGTGGCGTGCAGTGGGGATGCGGCCGGCAGCGGATTTCCTGCTGCGGCGCTCGCACTTGCGGTGCTGCCGCTGGAACGCGATGACTCTGCCACGCTCGAAGCCGATGGCCGGACGCTGGCCGTGCTGCCACTGCGCGACGGATTGGCGCGCTGA
- the sdhC gene encoding succinate dehydrogenase, cytochrome b556 subunit, with amino-acid sequence MRHPNRPLSPHLQVYRWQITMLMSILHRATGIALVVGAFGLAWWLLAVAAGGDAYASASACLASPLGRIALFGFSLALMYHLLNGIRHMLWDAGWGFELPEVYRSGYAVFVLTAVLTAAIWFFALGGAA; translated from the coding sequence ATGAGACACCCAAACCGCCCCCTGTCGCCGCACCTCCAGGTGTACCGCTGGCAGATCACCATGCTGATGTCGATCCTGCACCGCGCCACCGGCATCGCGCTGGTGGTCGGCGCGTTCGGCCTGGCCTGGTGGCTGCTCGCCGTTGCCGCCGGCGGCGACGCCTACGCCTCGGCCAGCGCCTGCCTCGCGTCGCCGCTTGGCCGCATCGCGCTGTTCGGCTTCTCGCTGGCGCTGATGTACCACCTGCTCAACGGCATCCGCCACATGCTGTGGGATGCCGGCTGGGGCTTCGAGCTGCCGGAGGTGTACCGCTCCGGTTACGCCGTGTTCGTGCTGACCGCGGTGCTGACCGCGGCCATCTGGTTCTTCGCGCTGGGAGGTGCGGCATGA
- the sdhD gene encoding succinate dehydrogenase, hydrophobic membrane anchor protein — protein MSDVKAGAAARRDLRTPLARARGIGSGKTGTGHFWYLRLTSIALMLLVPWLVGTLVSLIGVDLATAQAVLARPYNAILMAALLVALFWHTKLGLQVVIEDYVHNRAVEVTLLVLNSLLCALGALASLYAIARIALLA, from the coding sequence ATGAGCGACGTGAAAGCCGGCGCCGCCGCGCGCCGCGACCTGCGCACGCCGCTGGCGCGCGCCCGGGGCATCGGCTCCGGCAAGACCGGCACCGGCCACTTCTGGTACCTGCGCCTGACCTCGATCGCGCTGATGCTGCTGGTGCCGTGGCTGGTCGGCACGCTGGTGTCGCTGATCGGGGTCGACCTCGCCACCGCGCAGGCGGTGCTGGCGCGTCCCTACAACGCCATCCTGATGGCCGCCCTGCTGGTTGCGCTGTTCTGGCACACCAAGCTGGGCCTGCAGGTGGTGATCGAGGACTACGTGCACAACCGCGCGGTCGAAGTGACCCTGCTGGTGCTCAACTCACTGCTCTGCGCCCTCGGTGCCCTGGCTTCGCTGTACGCGATCGCCCGCATCGCGCTGCTTGCCTGA